A single window of Synechococcales cyanobacterium T60_A2020_003 DNA harbors:
- a CDS encoding DNA-directed RNA polymerase subunit omega produces the protein MRITKRSAVDPTQLARRAEDLVNAASNRYRITVQVANRAQRRRYEDFDSIDDPKMKPVIRAIIEMSDELTQPEIIGDE, from the coding sequence ATGCGCATTACGAAACGCTCCGCTGTTGATCCGACTCAGTTAGCGCGTCGGGCTGAAGATTTGGTGAATGCTGCCTCCAACCGCTATCGCATCACGGTGCAGGTGGCAAATCGCGCGCAACGTCGCCGTTATGAGGATTTCGACAGTATTGATGATCCCAAGATGAAGCCTGTGATTCGTGCCATTATCGAGATGTCCGATGAACTGACTCAGCCCGAAATTATTGGCGACGAGTAG
- a CDS encoding G-D-S-L family lipolytic protein gives MQTLIHPNYGRSPAVARLEPLRIVAIGDSLVYGFGDPEGGGWVERLRRHWMDPQSAGHILYNLGVRGDGVNQVSQRLEQEFRYRGELRHRVPDALILSFGINDSARVGKPTGRHLVPMDEFKQSLDALLDHAQALCPVLFVGMPPVDEHRMPFAEVLYYSHADQRQYKHVTKDACNLRGIPYLDIYDQWIAQGECWWRSRLSADGIHPNVAGYTSLLEAFMGWDAAAPWLQMPVQMVAS, from the coding sequence ATGCAAACTTTGATTCATCCTAATTATGGGCGATCGCCCGCTGTAGCACGTTTAGAACCCTTACGGATTGTCGCGATCGGAGACAGCCTTGTATACGGGTTCGGTGATCCAGAGGGCGGCGGATGGGTAGAACGCCTGCGTCGTCACTGGATGGATCCGCAAAGTGCCGGACACATTCTCTACAACCTTGGTGTGCGAGGCGATGGAGTGAATCAAGTCTCGCAGCGGCTAGAACAAGAGTTTCGCTACCGGGGAGAGTTGCGCCATCGTGTCCCCGATGCCCTGATTTTATCGTTCGGAATTAACGACTCTGCCCGTGTTGGCAAACCGACAGGGCGGCATCTGGTACCGATGGATGAATTTAAGCAGAGTTTGGATGCCTTGCTAGACCATGCGCAAGCCCTATGTCCTGTCCTCTTTGTGGGAATGCCGCCCGTTGATGAGCATCGCATGCCATTTGCAGAGGTTTTGTATTATTCCCATGCTGATCAGCGTCAATATAAGCACGTTACGAAAGACGCTTGTAACCTTCGGGGTATTCCCTATCTTGATATTTACGACCAGTGGATAGCGCAGGGTGAGTGCTGGTGGCGATCGCGCCTTTCCGCCGATGGCATTCATCCAAACGTCGCAGGCTATACGTCCCTGTTGGAAGCGTTTATGGGTTGGGACGCTGCCGCCCCTTGGCTGCAAATGCCCGTTCAGATGGTTGCGAGTTGA